Part of the Paenibacillus guangzhouensis genome is shown below.
AAAGAATCGGGTCCACATCGCTTCCATAAGGTACGTTCCGGTTTTTCTCGCTTTCTCAACCATCTTCCGAACCTGCGCGGCATTCGGAGCGAACGGCTTCTCGCATAACACCGGCTTGCCTAATTCAAGTGCCAAACAAGCATGTTCCATATGGAGATGGTGCGGTGTGGCGACATAGATGGCATCCACTTCCGGGTTCCGGATCATGGCTTCGCAGTCGGTGTAAGCCTTTGCACCGTAAGGCAGCGCTAACTGCACCGCATTAGCTTCCGTACGGGAAAACACAGCGACCAATTTAGCATCGCTCAATTCCTTGAAGTCGTTCATAACCCGCTTCGTAATTCCGCCTGCTCCGATAAAACCCCAACCAATTACAGATTTCATGGACTCACTCCGTTCTCTCGCTTCTTCCGCCGACCCTCAGGGGTCTCGGCCATAAGATTAATTTACCATGCCGCCGACAAGGAGGCTATCTTAACTTAAGCCGAATTCACCGAATGGAAAAAGAATATATGGCTGTCGTTTCTCAACAAACGGGCAGGATAATTTCAAATGTTTCGCGAATTCCCTACATATGGAATAATTTACAAAGTTCGTAAATAAGACGTTATATGAAAGATCGACAAACCATATATCATGTGGGGGGTGAATACACGATGCTTATTGAAAGAGTTGTTATTCTTGAACAGTACAATTTGAATTTGTTGCTAGAAGAAAGCATATCTGAGGGATATAAATTTGTTCAGAAATTAATTGATGATTACACGGTTGGAAGTAATAAATTTAATAGATCTGGGGAGACGTTATTTGTAGCAATAATTGATGAAGAAGTCGTTGGAATAGGTGGCTTGAATATTGATCCTTATCTGGATCTTAATGATGTTGGTCGACTTAGACACTTATATGTTTTACCGAGGTACAGAAGTAGTGGAGTAGGAAAAAACTCTTAGGGATGATCATTGAGGAAGCAAAGAAGTATTTTCGGACATTAACTTTATATACTGAGAATCCAATTGCCGATAAGTTGTATAGAAATATAGGGTTCTCAAGAGCAGAAGGAATATTTAAAGCAAGTCACGTATTGAACTTTGAAGGAAATGAAGGGATTTAAATAAAAGCGTTTGTATATCAGAGAAATCCGATCCATTATAAAATAATGTGTCTACGCATCGGGGGGATAAGCCCCAACCACTAATGCTTATAAAGTGGTTCAACAGGGATAAGATATTGACCACTGCGTATTAAACTAACGGGACACGTTAGTTCAATGAAACAGCGACAGTCTAGGACTTTATTTTCTCGTCCTTGCCTGTCGCTGTTTCAATTTTAAAGTCAGTCTAAAACTTGTTTTATGGAGTCTGGCGGTACGACAATTCGAAATGCCGCGTGTAATAAAGATTTCCAGTCTAACACTTTATTTTCTGCTGACATCTGTTCGAATTAATTTTATTTGGTTGACCGGATTGCAAATATTCTGTAAAATTTTGTTAAGTATGTACTTTGAGGTAATGAACTTACTTAAAGGTAAGGGGATGATTTATCAATGATTCATCAGCTTGAATGTCCAGTGGAGACAATCATTCATGTTCTAGGTGGCAAATGGAAACCAATGATTTTATGGCATTTGATACAATCCAATAAGCGATTCAACGATCTTGAAAAGCTTATACCTGATGTTTCTCAAAAAATGCTTTCACAACATCTACGGGACTTGGAACGAGAGGGCATAATCGATAGAACGGTCTACCCCACCGTCCCTCCAAAAGTAGAATATTCCCTTAGTGAATATGGCAAAGCATTGATTCCTGTAGTAGAAGTCATGTGTGCTTGGGGGGAAAACCATAATAAGCGGAAATATGAAGAACCTGCTTCTTAAAGATGGTTCAATTAATTTGTACACTAATTCAAATGCACTCATAACAAAAGCTGCCACGGGATTTGATCTGGCAGCTTTTTCTCATTTTCAGTCAGCATTCCTATCCCTTTCTGCTTATGCTTACTTTTAAGTAAGTACCTTACATTAAAGTGGGTTCTTATCAAGATTTTGAAACGATGCTACGCTTGAGTCAATCCAAAGATGAAATATCGGGAGCATTTATAAAAGGAGGAAAAAATGATGAAAATTATTGTTTTCGGGGCAACGGGAAATACAGGGAGAAGAGCGCTGGAGCAAGGGGCTAAAATGGGACATGAAATGACAGCATTCGTGCGAAACTCTAAGAAGTTTTATGAACAGCAAGGCGAGCGTTCCGCAACACATGTGAAGGTGATCGTGGACGATATCATAAACTCAGTAAGCGTCGGTGAGGCGCTCTCGCATCAAGACGTCGCTATTATTGCTGCAGGCCATGCAGGTCAAGGAGATGAGTTCATTCGTCTTGTTGATAACATTGTAAGCCAATGTGAAGTCCACCCAAGTTTTTCTGGGAGGGTATGGGTAATGGGAGGTGCCGGCCTGCTGGATATTCCACATACTGATCTCATTGGCAACAATCTACCCGGCTTCCCACCCGCGTATAAAAATCACAACCGGAATTTTGAACGACTGCTGCAGTCTGAGCTCGATTGGTCAATTATGTGTCCGGGAACTATGATTGATTCGATAGAGCCACCGGCGTCGGTTCATCTAAATGTGACAACGGAAACCTTACCCATATCAATTCCGAAGACGATTAAGGAATTTTCCGAGGCTGATATAGCCGGTTACTTGTTCAGCCGGCTTCAAGAGCTGGATGTTGCTTATGATGATGTCGTGAAATGCATGCTGGACCATATCGAGCTCGGAGGGCCTTTTAAGAGAAAAAGGGTCGGTCTCGCCTATCAAAGCGATATTCCGGTGCGCTAAGAGCAAGAAGGAGATGATTAATTTGTTTGGATGGCTCCTCGTTTTGCATATATTGGCTTCTATCGCGGTAATCGGTCCCTCTTTCGTGGTACCCGTCATTCGAAGGTCCGCTAGAACCGCCGGCCAGTTGCGCTTTGCTTTTGATGTAACGAACAAGCTTGCCATTCTGCCTAAAATTGGCGGAGCCGTACTTATTATTACTGGGGTTTGGCTAATGATCATAACCCAGATGGGGTTGTCCCAAATGTGGCTAAATATATCGCTCCTTTTATCGATGCTCATGGTCGCCACGATCGACGGATTGATCAGGCCGCGCATTAAAAAGATCATGCAGATTGCATCTATAAGTCAAGGCAAAGGGGATGAAGTACCTGACGAGCTCGGTCGATTGATGAAAAAGATCGTACCAATCGAAACGGCGTCACAGCTGCTGATGATTGCCATAACCGTGCTTATGGTCCTGAAGCCATTCTAAAGAAGCGTCAAGCCTTTTAACAATCGGCCCGTGATTCATGTTGTTCTGAACAAGGGGGTCGATTATGGAAGCAATACGTTCAGTCAAAGCGCTTATGGGCTGGAAGAGAGATTGCCACGGTTAAGGTTCTATAGTTCGCACAAGAGGTTACGCTAACGGGACACGATAGTTGAATTAGACAGGGAGCAGATCGCCGTGGCAACTGCTCCCTTCTTTATTGAAGTAAAGGGCAGATTAGCGTGGTGAATTTAAAACTATTTCCGCTTATTTCCGTATATAATTAAGTAGTCCAAATATATTGTGTAAGGAGGGGCCACAATGCCGTATATAAATCTGCAAATAACGAAGGGTGCTAGTAGGGAGCAAAAGGCGCAAATCGTTAAAGAATTTACTCAGACCCTTGTCAATGTACTTGGCAAGAAACCTGAACATATCCATATTGTTATTCATGAAATTGATGAAGAAAATTGGGG
Proteins encoded:
- a CDS encoding GNAT family N-acetyltransferase; this encodes MLIERVVILEQYNLNLLLEESISEGYKFVQKLIDDYTVGSNKFNRSGETLFVAIIDEEVVGIGGLNIDPYLDLNDVGRLRHLYVLPRYRSSGVGKNS
- a CDS encoding winged helix-turn-helix transcriptional regulator, whose product is MIHQLECPVETIIHVLGGKWKPMILWHLIQSNKRFNDLEKLIPDVSQKMLSQHLRDLEREGIIDRTVYPTVPPKVEYSLSEYGKALIPVVEVMCAWGENHNKRKYEEPAS
- a CDS encoding NAD(P)-dependent oxidoreductase, with the protein product MKIIVFGATGNTGRRALEQGAKMGHEMTAFVRNSKKFYEQQGERSATHVKVIVDDIINSVSVGEALSHQDVAIIAAGHAGQGDEFIRLVDNIVSQCEVHPSFSGRVWVMGGAGLLDIPHTDLIGNNLPGFPPAYKNHNRNFERLLQSELDWSIMCPGTMIDSIEPPASVHLNVTTETLPISIPKTIKEFSEADIAGYLFSRLQELDVAYDDVVKCMLDHIELGGPFKRKRVGLAYQSDIPVR
- a CDS encoding DUF2269 family protein, which translates into the protein MINLFGWLLVLHILASIAVIGPSFVVPVIRRSARTAGQLRFAFDVTNKLAILPKIGGAVLIITGVWLMIITQMGLSQMWLNISLLLSMLMVATIDGLIRPRIKKIMQIASISQGKGDEVPDELGRLMKKIVPIETASQLLMIAITVLMVLKPF
- a CDS encoding tautomerase family protein encodes the protein MPYINLQITKGASREQKAQIVKEFTQTLVNVLGKKPEHIHIVIHEIDEENWGFSGVLTDDFRSSKS